A stretch of the Agelaius phoeniceus isolate bAgePho1 chromosome 1, bAgePho1.hap1, whole genome shotgun sequence genome encodes the following:
- the GRINA gene encoding protein lifeguard 1 isoform X2 produces the protein MSHEKSFLVTSDGFGGQQPPTAPPAYPQPPYPVAPYPQPQFAPTPYPQPGFTQGPGPYPPAGPYPPAGPYPPGPYPPPGPYPQGPYGQPPYAQPQPMVPGDQDSPLHSTYHEDGPPSYYDNQDFPSAHWDDKSIRQAFIRKVFLVLTLQLTVTFAFVTVFTFVKGVRGFVQRNVWTYYVSYAVFFISLIVLSCCGDFRRKHPWNLVSLSILTVSLSYMVGMIASFYDTEAVIMAVGITVVVCFTVVIFSLQTKYDFTSCRGVLIICLVVLVLFSILCIFIRNRIVDIVYASLGALLFTCFLAVDMQGGGCRVCLAGLGLRGPAGTAGSSHP, from the exons ATGTCCCACGAGAAGAGTTTCCTGGTGACGAGCGACGGCTTCGGGGGCCAGCAGCCGCCCACGGCCCCCCCGGCCTACCCTCAGCCCCCGTACCCCGTGGCCCCGTACCCCCAGCCCCAGTTTGCCCCCACGCCCTACCCGCAGCCGGGCTTCACGCAGGGGCCGGGGCCGTACCCGCCGGCGGGGCCGTACCCCCCCGCCGGGCCGTACCCCCCCGGGCCGTACCCCCCGCCCGGGCCCTACCCCCAGGGCCCCTATGGCCAGCCGCCCtatgcccagccccagcccatggTCCCCGGAGACCAGGACT cccccctgcACAGCACCTACCACGAGGACGGGCCCCCCTCCTACTATGACAACCAGGACTTCCCGTCGGCGCACTGGGACGACAAGAGCATCCGGCAGGCCTTCATCCGCAAG GTGTTCCTGGTGCTCACGCTGCAGCTGACCGTCACCTTCGCCTTCGTGACCGTCTTCACCTTCGTCAAAGGCGTGCGGGGCTTCGTGCAGCGCAACGTGTGGACGTACTACGTGTCCTACGCCGTGTTCTTCATCTCCCTCATCGTCCTCAGCTGCTGCGGCGACTTCCGCCGCAAGCACCCCTGGAACCTCGTGTCCCTG TCCATCCTGACTGTCAGCCTGTCCTACATGGTGGGGATGATCGCCAGCTTCTATGACACCGAGGCTGTCATCATGGCTGTCGGCATCACCGTCGTCGTCTGCTTCACCGTCGTCATCTTCTCCCTGCAG ACCAAGTACGACTTCACCTCGTGCCGGGGCGTGCTCATCATCTGCCTGGTCGTGCTCGtgctcttctccatcctctGCATCTTCATCCGGAACCGCATCGTGGACATCGTCTACGCCTCGCTGGGGGCCCTGCTCTTCACCTGC TTCCTGGCGGTGGACATGCAGGGTGGAGGGTGCAGGGTGTGCTTGGCTGGTCTGGGATTGAGGGGACCTGCGGGAACTGCTGGTTCCTCCCACCCCTGA
- the GRINA gene encoding protein lifeguard 1 isoform X1, which produces MSHEKSFLVTSDGFGGQQPPTAPPAYPQPPYPVAPYPQPQFAPTPYPQPGFTQGPGPYPPAGPYPPAGPYPPGPYPPPGPYPQGPYGQPPYAQPQPMVPGDQDSPLHSTYHEDGPPSYYDNQDFPSAHWDDKSIRQAFIRKVFLVLTLQLTVTFAFVTVFTFVKGVRGFVQRNVWTYYVSYAVFFISLIVLSCCGDFRRKHPWNLVSLSILTVSLSYMVGMIASFYDTEAVIMAVGITVVVCFTVVIFSLQTKYDFTSCRGVLIICLVVLVLFSILCIFIRNRIVDIVYASLGALLFTCFLAVDTQLILGNKQLALSPEEYIFAALNLYTDIINIFLYILAIIGRAKE; this is translated from the exons ATGTCCCACGAGAAGAGTTTCCTGGTGACGAGCGACGGCTTCGGGGGCCAGCAGCCGCCCACGGCCCCCCCGGCCTACCCTCAGCCCCCGTACCCCGTGGCCCCGTACCCCCAGCCCCAGTTTGCCCCCACGCCCTACCCGCAGCCGGGCTTCACGCAGGGGCCGGGGCCGTACCCGCCGGCGGGGCCGTACCCCCCCGCCGGGCCGTACCCCCCCGGGCCGTACCCCCCGCCCGGGCCCTACCCCCAGGGCCCCTATGGCCAGCCGCCCtatgcccagccccagcccatggTCCCCGGAGACCAGGACT cccccctgcACAGCACCTACCACGAGGACGGGCCCCCCTCCTACTATGACAACCAGGACTTCCCGTCGGCGCACTGGGACGACAAGAGCATCCGGCAGGCCTTCATCCGCAAG GTGTTCCTGGTGCTCACGCTGCAGCTGACCGTCACCTTCGCCTTCGTGACCGTCTTCACCTTCGTCAAAGGCGTGCGGGGCTTCGTGCAGCGCAACGTGTGGACGTACTACGTGTCCTACGCCGTGTTCTTCATCTCCCTCATCGTCCTCAGCTGCTGCGGCGACTTCCGCCGCAAGCACCCCTGGAACCTCGTGTCCCTG TCCATCCTGACTGTCAGCCTGTCCTACATGGTGGGGATGATCGCCAGCTTCTATGACACCGAGGCTGTCATCATGGCTGTCGGCATCACCGTCGTCGTCTGCTTCACCGTCGTCATCTTCTCCCTGCAG ACCAAGTACGACTTCACCTCGTGCCGGGGCGTGCTCATCATCTGCCTGGTCGTGCTCGtgctcttctccatcctctGCATCTTCATCCGGAACCGCATCGTGGACATCGTCTACGCCTCGCTGGGGGCCCTGCTCTTCACCTGC TTCCTGGCGGTGGACACGCAGCTGATCCTGGGGAACAAGCAGCTGGCGCTGAGCCCCGAGGAGTACATCTTCGCCGCGCTCAACCTCTACACCGACATCATCAACATCTTCCTCTACATCCTCGCCATCATCGGCAGGGCCAAGGAGTAG